A part of Daphnia pulex isolate KAP4 chromosome 6, ASM2113471v1 genomic DNA contains:
- the LOC124195405 gene encoding DNA-directed RNA polymerase II subunit RPB7-like isoform X1: protein MFYHIALEHEILLHPFYFGPQLMATVRQKLSTEVEGTCVGNYGFVIAVTTIDNIGAGFILPGRGFVGYPVKYKAIVFRPFKGQVFDAVVTQVNKVGLVTEIGPLSCFISRHVCCNIPSDMIFYANSNPPCYKNQDVDVIQQDDEIRIKIIGLRVDTNNIFAIGTLNYDYLGLVS, encoded by the exons ATGTTCTATCAT ATTGCTTTAGAACACGAAATTCTTTtgcatcctttttatttcggaCCACAATTGATGGCAACTGTGAGACAAAAACTTTCTACAGAAGTTGAAGGCACTTGCGTTGGAAA CTATGGATTTGTCATAGCAGTGACAACTATTGACAATATTGGTGCTGGTTTCATTCTGCCTGGGAGAGGTTTTGTCGGATACCCTGTGAAATACAAGGCAATTGTCTTTCGACCATTCAAAGGGCAAGTTTTTGATGCAGTGGTAACCCAAGTGAATAAG GTCGGTCTGGTTACAGAAATTGGACCTCTTTCATGTTTCATATCCAGACACGTATGCTGT AACATTCCATCAGACATGATTTTTTATGCTAATTCAAACCCACCTTGCTACAAAAATCAGGATGTAGATGTCATTCAACAGGACGACGAAATCCGCATAAAAATAATCGGTTTGAGAGTGGATACCAACAATATT TTTGCTATTGGAACACTGAATTATGACTACTTGGGTTTGGTCAGCTGA
- the LOC124195405 gene encoding DNA-directed RNA polymerase II subunit RPB7-like isoform X2 — MFYHIALEHEILLHPFYFGPQLMATVRQKLSTEVEGTCVGNYGFVIAVTTIDNIGAGFILPGRGFVGYPVKYKAIVFRPFKGQVFDAVVTQVNKVGLVTEIGPLSCFISRHNIPSDMIFYANSNPPCYKNQDVDVIQQDDEIRIKIIGLRVDTNNIFAIGTLNYDYLGLVS, encoded by the exons ATGTTCTATCAT ATTGCTTTAGAACACGAAATTCTTTtgcatcctttttatttcggaCCACAATTGATGGCAACTGTGAGACAAAAACTTTCTACAGAAGTTGAAGGCACTTGCGTTGGAAA CTATGGATTTGTCATAGCAGTGACAACTATTGACAATATTGGTGCTGGTTTCATTCTGCCTGGGAGAGGTTTTGTCGGATACCCTGTGAAATACAAGGCAATTGTCTTTCGACCATTCAAAGGGCAAGTTTTTGATGCAGTGGTAACCCAAGTGAATAAG GTCGGTCTGGTTACAGAAATTGGACCTCTTTCATGTTTCATATCCAGACAC AACATTCCATCAGACATGATTTTTTATGCTAATTCAAACCCACCTTGCTACAAAAATCAGGATGTAGATGTCATTCAACAGGACGACGAAATCCGCATAAAAATAATCGGTTTGAGAGTGGATACCAACAATATT TTTGCTATTGGAACACTGAATTATGACTACTTGGGTTTGGTCAGCTGA